Proteins found in one Neofelis nebulosa isolate mNeoNeb1 chromosome 3, mNeoNeb1.pri, whole genome shotgun sequence genomic segment:
- the LOC131508108 gene encoding uncharacterized protein C11orf96-like has translation MAGRLTLTLSLSHPEPPLVCCTSVRPGGRAAAILSFHLDVKPGAAPAPRAQRERGLTPRARDLSTQTQDQHFLNAEIFNRPSREWGRGSRAVGGRASARPETPGGLPVRAGWGVGGEGAGAARADSPGRGPRDSTCQGPARLRGARADQRPAPASVTRGPSADKKRLPAGPARPSHRRPGPAPHKGRPGPLGAAANKGRPARRPAQGAGDPEITEETPPSSHCQTPPELLARCPAGRWLIHAPIWPWYLSGCGENRCPCPFWGPRIPLGNKPENCLINLVVQDRYHHLSFDFTDLELKLLS, from the exons ATGGCTGGCAG GCTCACGCTCACGCTCTCACTCTCGCACCCGGAGCCCCCACTCGTCTGCTGCACCAGCGTGCGGCCCGGCGGAAGGGCAGCCGCGATACTAAGTTTCCACCTGGATGTCAAACCTGGGGCGGCTCCGGCCCCCCGGGCACAGCGGGAGAGAGGACTGACGCCGCGGGCCCGCGACCTTTCCACCCAGACTCAAGACCAGCATTTTTTAAACGCCGAGATTTTCAACCGCCCTTCTCGCGAGTGGGGCCGCGGCAGCCGTGCGGTCGGCGGCCGGGCTTCCGCGCGTCCCGAGACCCCCGGGGGGCTCCCGGTCCGcgccgggtggggggtggggggagagggggccggCGCGGCGCGCGCCGACAGCCCCGGGCGGGGTCCCCGCGACTCCACCTGCCAAGGCCCGGCCCGGCTCCGGGGCGCCCGCGCTGACCAACGGCCGGCGCCCGCGAGTGTCACCCGCGGACCGTCCGCAGACAAAAAGCGCCTCCCCGCCGGCCCGGCGCGCCCCTCCCACCGCCGGCCGGGCCCCGCGCCTCACAAAGGCCGGCCCGGCCCGCTCGGCGCCGCCGCGAACAAAGGCCGCCCGGCCCGCAGGCCGGCACAG GGTGCTGGAGATCCCGAGATAACTGAAGAGACCCCCCCCAGCAGTCACTGCCAGACTCCACCGGAGCTCCTGGCGAGATGTCCAGCTGGGCGGTGGCTCATTCATGCTCCCATTTGGCCTTGGTATCTGTCCGGCTGTGGGGAGAATAGGTGTCCTTGTCCTTTCTGGGGGCCCAGGATCCCTCTGGGGAACAAACCTGAAAACTGTCTTATAAATCTCGTAGTACAAGACAGATACCACCATCTCTCATTTGATTTCACAGATTTGGAATTAAAGCTCCtctcctga